AATTTTATCATTAATCTCACAAATCATAGTAAATTGCCCTTTTCTTTTCATAATTACGCCTTCCACAAGAAATTCATTAAACTTAAAATCATATTCTTTCATAACATGCCCTTTTCATCTTCCTATATTAAAATTCTTTATTACAGTTTACACAAAATCCATGTCCTACAGCTATAAAATTAGGCTCTATTTCTAGTAAACTGTTTTTTAATGCTGCTAACTGATTTTCATTTGGAATTCGTTCAATATTTATTGCTCCTACTTCTTCTTTCCAACCACTATCAATTGTTTGACCAACAGCATCACCAAATCTCAGCATTAGATCACTACTTAAAAATATTTTTCTAGTTTCTTCATAAAAAACAAGACCATTTTGAAGATGTACCTCTGATGGATAATCAATAAATCTAAATGAAAAACCATTACCAATTAATGAGTCTCCTTGTTTTTTAGCTTGAACTGTTCCTGTATAGCTAAATCCTGCTAATTCCCGAGCACTAAGCTCAGAACATACTGTAATTACATTTGGATATTCCTTTAGAAACACTGGTAATCCACCACATTCATCAGATTCTATATGTGAGAAAAGAATATATTTTATCTCTTTTCCATTTAATAACTTCTTAATTTGGGGCAATATTTGTTTTGCCTGCTGTACAGTACCAGTAGATACTAGTACTGGTTCCTCCGATAAAAGTAAATATTGGTGAAGTGTAAAATGCATAGGTGGAATATGCATGGAAAATTGATATAAATCCTTGCTTATTTCTATCATTTTTATGTTCTCCTTTCTCTTTTTCAAATTTATTATATCCCACTAATCTTGACATCATTATGTCATGATTATATCATTAAGTAAAATAAATTTGGTGGTGAATAATTTTGAAGATAGATAGATTAGTATCAATTATCATGATATTACTTGAACGAAAAAAAATTAGTGCACCTGAACTAGCAAAAATGTTTGAAGTAAATCTTAGAACAATTTATAGAGATATAGATACAATAAATCAAGCTGGTATCCCCATAATTACTTATCGTGGTGCAAATGGTGGCATTGGTATAATGGAAGAATATAAAATAGAGAAAAAGCTTTTTACTCTTTCAGACATCACTGAGTTATTAATTGGTCTTAAAAGTATTTATTCAACTATGTCTAATCAAGAACTTCTTAATACTATGGCAAAACTTAAGGGATTAGTTCCTAAAGATGAACTTCAACAAGTTGAGAAAAAAACAAATCGAATCAAAATTGATCATACACCTTGGTTTGGTAATGAAAGAATACAGTTAAACCTAAAAAAAATCAAAACTGCCATCAATGAAAACAGGTCTATTTCTTTTAAATACTTCGATCGCCTAGGACAAAAGAGTGAAAGAAAAATAGAACCTTATAGGTTGGTATTAAAAAATTCAAGTTGGTATATACAAGGCTACTGTACCTTGAGAGAAGATTTTAGAATCTTTGAAGTCTCTAACATGTCTTCACTTAAAGTCCTTGAAGAAACCTTTATTCCCAGAGAGTTCGATTACGATTCACAAGACATTTATTTCAGAACTGATAGAAAAACCATTACTCTGAAACTCCTTATTCATGAATCACTTTTAGATATTATGATTGAATTCTGTGGTAAAGATAATATTACGCTTTATAAAGACGATAAATATATAGTTTATTTTCCTTTTGTTGAAGACGATTATTTTTATAATATGATTCTTCGCTTTGGTGATAAATGTGAATGCTTAGAACCTGAGAATGTTAGAGTTGAGATTATAGAAAGAATAGAAAAACTATTGAGTATATACAAAAAACTACCTAAATAAAATCCTATATTTAGGTAGTTCAACTAGATAAATACACTATCAGTATTTCTACACTATTTTTAATAGTAAAATAATTTGTTTTGTGACATAAGAACACCATAAGATTCATTTCGAATAATACGGGCATTCTTAAACAAGTATTCGTTTTTTAGCTGTTACATTTATTAATGTTTAAATAATTTAATTATATGTTCGCAAAGGGGCATATCTTTCTGCAAATATTACATCCATATACAAATCCTCCACCATCAGTTACATAAGCACATAATTCTCTACACTTCTTTTGATTTACTGTAACTCCATTTAATGCAGATTGAGGACAGGATTTTAAACAAATACTACAATTTTCAGGACACGAATTACTTACTAAATCATCTTCATTCAATTCTGCATTACTTATTACTGCTCCAAGGTAGAGACGATTGCCATATTTCTTATTTATTAATAAAGTATTCTTACCAATCCATCCAATACCACATAATTGACCCAAATGTTTCAATGACAATATTCCTCTACCATGTCTATTTTGTGAATCCCAATATTCATATGGTTCATCTGCCGGAATAGGAATTGCCCTAT
This genomic interval from Clostridium kluyveri contains the following:
- a CDS encoding MBL fold metallo-hydrolase — translated: MIEISKDLYQFSMHIPPMHFTLHQYLLLSEEPVLVSTGTVQQAKQILPQIKKLLNGKEIKYILFSHIESDECGGLPVFLKEYPNVITVCSELSARELAGFSYTGTVQAKKQGDSLIGNGFSFRFIDYPSEVHLQNGLVFYEETRKIFLSSDLMLRFGDAVGQTIDSGWKEEVGAINIERIPNENQLAALKNSLLEIEPNFIAVGHGFCVNCNKEF
- a CDS encoding helix-turn-helix transcriptional regulator, which encodes MKIDRLVSIIMILLERKKISAPELAKMFEVNLRTIYRDIDTINQAGIPIITYRGANGGIGIMEEYKIEKKLFTLSDITELLIGLKSIYSTMSNQELLNTMAKLKGLVPKDELQQVEKKTNRIKIDHTPWFGNERIQLNLKKIKTAINENRSISFKYFDRLGQKSERKIEPYRLVLKNSSWYIQGYCTLREDFRIFEVSNMSSLKVLEETFIPREFDYDSQDIYFRTDRKTITLKLLIHESLLDIMIEFCGKDNITLYKDDKYIVYFPFVEDDYFYNMILRFGDKCECLEPENVRVEIIERIEKLLSIYKKLPK
- a CDS encoding epoxyqueuosine reductase, coding for MACSLGADVCGIADIKRFVNAPKGFHPLDVYAETKSVIVFGKQFSASLFQANTNVPYALVKNKSVKLLDDIAIQLTAIIESEGYRAIPIPADEPYEYWDSQNRHGRGILSLKHLGQLCGIGWIGKNTLLINKKYGNRLYLGAVISNAELNEDDLVSNSCPENCSICLKSCPQSALNGVTVNQKKCRELCAYVTDGGGFVYGCNICRKICPFANI